The following are from one region of the Salvelinus alpinus chromosome 16, SLU_Salpinus.1, whole genome shotgun sequence genome:
- the mettl13 gene encoding eEF1A lysine and N-terminal methyltransferase isoform X1, with protein sequence MSLLPRTAEEFSSAEYWERFFKKRGEKAFEWYGDYNKLCGVLHKYIKPRDKVLVVGCGNSELSEQLYDVGYRHLTNIDISETVVNHMNQKNAKQRPDLTFQMVDATQTPYEDGSYQAALDKGTLDAMASQEEGALAGRMLAEVGRVLGIGGRYVCVTLAQESVIKLAVEHFIQVGWAVRLHCLGDPESQEVSSFALPVFVLVCTKFRKPMPMPILEMCQGEDGAPVRLPVVADLLSVVRERQAYAMLRQRLRTGTDASSTPSLTLCHAPTGRPRYTLTVQDCPPGAKVPRANHFAIFIVPQGRETDWLYGLAEGRGQLAASANFRRLVVVAMHREQEYTDMQAVQSELSPMVMELAPPGMPTNQKVPFLSVGGELGWREVVSHGTSDLSGQYSVEDVRGEDGQLYRRLVFLANDGLVQSESRLTNPAAAAALSQKNKKSRRKAKPSASPPMTTPSQTPGGALEVDKGYLCCAHHRVMVAGLAMLGVGTDHNKDVSVLLVGLGGGGLPQFLRDFVPGARVEVVELDPAVLEVAQGWFSFTPDDRLTVTLGDGLERINNIEREGGHQYDVIMFDVDSKDPSLGMSCPPPAFVETAFLERVGNLLTPRGVFMLNLVCRDSALKKSVLGRVRGVFPRVLSRGIEGEVNEVLLCSRETGETGVPPSLLKAGKTLQGALGMNSSRAATCIPQIDITELLEDLKVA encoded by the exons ATGAGTCTTCTACCTCGCACTGCCGAGGAGTTCAGTTCTGCAGAGTACTGGGAACGCTTCttcaagaagagaggagagaaggcttTTGAGTGGTATGGAGACTACAACAAACTCTGTGGCGTGCTGCACAAATACATCAAACCGCGGGATAAG GTCTTGGTGGTGGGCTGTGGTAACTCTGAGCTGAGTGAGCAGCTGTATGACGTTGGCTACAGACATCTGACCAACATTGACATTAGTGAGACGGTGGTGAATCACATGAACCAGAAGAATGCCAAGCAGCGCCCAGACCTGACCTTCCAGATGGTGGATGCCACCCAGACGCCCTACGAGGACGGAAGCTACCAGGCTGCACTGGACAAGGGGACACTGGACGCCATGGCCTCCCAGGAGGAGGGGGCTCTAGCTGGGAGGATGCTGGCTGAG GTGGGCCGTGTCCTGGGTATAGGAGGCCGCTACGTCTGTGTGACCCTGGCCCAGGAGAGTGTCATCAAGTTGGCTGTGGAGCACTTCATCCAG GTGGGCTGGGCTGTGAGACTCCATTGTCTGGGTGACCCGGAGAGCCAGGAGGTCTCTTCCTTCGCTCTGCCTGTCTTCGTATTGGTTTGCACAAAGTTCCGCAAGCCAATGCCCATGCCCATCCTGGAGATGTGCCAAGGGGAGGATGGTGCCCCCGTGAGGCTTCCCGTGGTGGCAGACCTGCTGTCTGTGGTGAGAGAGCGCCAGGCGTACGCCATGCTGAGACAGAGGCTCCGTACGGGTACAGACGCGTCCTCTACCCCCTCTTTGACCCTCTGTCACGCCCCCACTGGGCGACCCCGCTACACCCTCACCGTACAGGACTGCCCCCCTGGTGCCAAGGTTCCCCGTGCCAACCACTTTGCCATCTTCATAG TGCCTCAGGGCAGAGAGACTGATTGGCTGTACGGCTTGGCTGAGGGGCGGGGCCAACTAGCGGCTAGCGCTAACTTCAGACGTCTGGTTGTCGTGGCCATGCACAGAGAACAGGAGTATACCGACATGCAGGCTGTCCAATCAGAGCTCTCCCCCATGGTGATGGAACTCGCCCCCCCTGGGATGCCAACCAATCAGAAA GTTCCGTTCCTGTCGGTGGGAGGTGAGCTGGGTTGGAGGGAGGTGGTGAGTCATGGTACCAGTGATCTGAGTGGTCAGTACTCTGTAGAGGAcgtgagaggagaggatggtcagCTCTACCGTAGACTGGTGTTCCTGGCTAACGACGGACTGGTCCAGTCAGAGAGCCGCCTCACTAACCCAGCAGCAG CAGCAGCCTTGTCTCAGAAGAATAAGAAGAGCAGAAGGAAAGCCAAGCCCTCTGCCTCTCCCCCCATGACAACCCCATCCCAGACACCAGGTGGCGCCCTGGAGGTGGACAAAGGCTATCTATGCTGTGCCCACCACAGGGTCATGGTGGCTGGCCTCGCCATGCTAGGCGTGGGCACCGACCACAACAAAG ATGTGTCAGTGCTCCTGGTGGGACTGGGTGGAGGAGGGCTGCCCCAGTTCCTGCGGGACTTTGTACCTGGAGccagggtggaggtggtggagctGGATCCAGCAGTGCTGGAGGTGGCTCAGGGATGGTTCAGCTTCACACCTGATGACAGGCTCACTGTCACACTGGGAGATGGACTGGAACGCATTAACAACAttgagagagaag GTGGTCATCAGTAtgatgtcatcatgtttgacGTGGACAGTAAGGACCCCAGTTTGGGGATGAGCTGTCCTCCTCCTGCCTTTGTAGAAACAGCCTTCCTGGAGAGAGTTGGCAATCTGCTGACACCTCGAG GTGTGTTCATGTTGAACCTGGTGTGTCGTGACTCTGCATTGAAGAAGAGTGTGTTGGGTCGTGTGCGGGGTGTGTTCCCGCGTGTGCTCTCCCGGGGCATCGAGGGGGAGGTCAACGAGGTGCTGCTGTGCTCCAGGGAAACGGGGGAGACAGGGGTCCCGCCCAGCCTGCTGAAGGCAGGGAAGACTCTACAGGGAGCACTGGGCATGAACAGCAGTAGAGCAGCAACCTGCATCCCTCAGATAGACATCACTGAGCTGCTAGAGGACCTGAAGGTGGCATGA
- the LOC139541256 gene encoding dynamin-2-like isoform X5, with the protein MVLSVQIQVVDSRTGTVAMGNRGMEDLIPLVNRLQDAFSTIGQSCNLDLPQIAVVGGQSAGKSSVLENFVGRDFLPRGSGIVTRRPLVLQLISASTEYAEFLHCKGKMFSDFQEVRQEIEAETVRLTGTNKGVSPVPINLRVYSPHVLNLTLVDLPGITKVPVGDQPADIEYQVRDMIMQFICKDNCLVLAVTPANMDLANSDALKLAKDVDPQGLRTIGVITKLDLMDEGTDARHILENRLLPLRRGYIGVVNRSQKDIDGRKDIKAALAAERKFFLSHPAYRHMADSMGTPYLQRVLNQQLTNHIRDCLPVFRSCLQSQLLALDKEAEEYKHYRADDPARKTKALLLLMQQFAADFEKRIEGSGDQVDTKELSGGAKINRIFHERFPFELVKMEFDERELRREISYAIKNIHGIRTGLFTPDQAFEAIVKRQIIKLKGPCIKCVDMVIQELINTVRQCTTKLGSFPRLREETERIVTTNIRDRESRAKDQVLLLIDVQVAYINTNHEDFIGFANAQQRSAQTNKKSIAGNQVIRKGWLTVNNISIIKGGAKEYWFVLTAESLSWFKDDEVSLTNWLKDCQCLLSFLDLSEG; encoded by the exons ATGGTGTTGTCTGTACAAATTCAGGTGGTTGACAGTCGGACGGGCACTGTCGCCATGGGCAACCGGGGGATGGAGGATCTGATCCCCTTGGTGAATAGGCTCCAGGACGCCTTCAGCACCATTGGCCAGAGCTGCAACCTAGACCTGCCGCAGATAGCTGTCGTTGGCGGTCAGAGCGCAGGCAAGAGCTCTGTCCTGGAGAACTTTGTGGGCAG ggaCTTCCTCCCCCGGGGTTCTGGCATCGTCACCCGCAGACCCTTGGTCCTCCAGCTTATCTCTGCcagcacag AGTATGCAGAGTTTCTCCACTGTAAGGGGAAGATGTTTTCAGACTTTCAGGAAGTTCGCCAGGAGATCGAAGCAGAGACTGTGAGACTCACTGGAACCAATAAGGGcgtctctcctgtccccatcAACCTACGAGTTTATTCCCCTCACG TGTTGAACCTAACCCTGGTGGATCTGCCTGGCATTACCAAAGTGCCTGTAGGAGACCAGCCGGCTGATATAGAGTACCAG GTGAGGGACATGATCATGCAGTTTATCTGTAAAGACAACTGTCTGGTCTTGGCTGTGACTCCAGCTAACATGGACCTGGCCAACTCCGACGCTCTCAAACTGGCCAAGGATGTGGACCCTCAGG GCCTGCGGACCATAGGGGTGATCACTAAGTTGGATCTGATGGACGAGGGAACGGATGCCCGGCACATACTGGAGAACAGGTTACTGCCACTACGCAGAG GTTATATCGGGGTTGTGAATCGTAGTCAGAAGGACATTGATGGGAGGAAGGACATTAAGGCAGCTCTGGCTGCAGAGAGGAAGTTCTTCCTGTCTCACCCTGCATACAGACACATGGCTGACAGCATGGGTACCCCCTACCTGCAGAGAGTCCTGAACCAG CAACTGACCAATCACATCCGAGACTGTCTGCCAGTGTTCCGCAGTTGTCTCCAGAGCCAGCTCCTAGCGCTGGATAAAGAGGCTGAGGAGTACAAACACTACAGAGCTGACGACCCAGCACGCAAGACAAAGGCCCTACTAct GCTGATGCAGCAGTTTGCAGCAGACTTTGAGAAGCGTATTGAGGGCTCAGGAGACCAGGTGGACACTAAAGAACTGTCAGGAGGAGCCAAGATCAACCGCATATTCCACGAACGCTTCCCCTTCGAACTGGTCAAG ATGGAATTTGATGAGAGGGAGTTGCGGCGGGAGATCAGCTATGCCATCAAGAACATTCACGGcatcag GACAGGCTTGTTTACTCCAGACCAGGCGTTTGAGGCCATAGTGAAGAGACAGATAATCAAGCTGAAGGGTCCCTGTATTAAATGTGTGGACATGGTCATCCAGGAGCTGATCAACACTGTACGCCAATGCACCACCAAG TTGGGTTCCTTTCCAAGACTGCGAGAGGAGACGGAGAGAATTGTTACCACAAACATCCGAGACAGAGAGAGTCGAGCTAAagaccag GTCCTGCTACTAATCGATGTACAGGTGGCCTACATCAACACTAACCATGAGGACTTCATTGGCTTCGCTAA tgcgCAGCAGAGGAGCGCTCAGACTAATAAGAAGAGCATTGCAGGAAACCAG GTCATCCGTAAGGGCTGGCTGACCGTCAACAACATCAGTATCATCAAGGGCGGTGCCAAGGAGTACTGGTTCGTCCTGACCGCTGAGAGCCTGTCCTGGTTCAAGGATGATGAG
- the mettl13 gene encoding eEF1A lysine and N-terminal methyltransferase isoform X2 translates to MSLLPRTAEEFSSAEYWERFFKKRGEKAFEWYGDYNKLCGVLHKYIKPRDKVLVVGCGNSELSEQLYDVGYRHLTNIDISETVVNHMNQKNAKQRPDLTFQMVDATQTPYEDGSYQAALDKGTLDAMASQEEGALAGRMLAEVGRVLGIGGRYVCVTLAQESVIKLAVEHFIQVGWAVRLHCLGDPESQEVSSFALPVFVLVCTKFRKPMPMPILEMCQGEDGAPVRLPVVADLLSVVRERQAYAMLRQRLRTGTDASSTPSLTLCHAPTGRPRYTLTVQDCPPGAKVPRANHFAIFIVPQGRETDWLYGLAEGRGQLAASANFRRLVVVAMHREQEYTDMQAVQSELSPMVMELAPPGMPTNQKVPFLSVGGELGWREVVSHGTSDLSGQYSVEDVRGEDGQLYRRLVFLANDGLVQSESRLTNPAAAALSQKNKKSRRKAKPSASPPMTTPSQTPGGALEVDKGYLCCAHHRVMVAGLAMLGVGTDHNKDVSVLLVGLGGGGLPQFLRDFVPGARVEVVELDPAVLEVAQGWFSFTPDDRLTVTLGDGLERINNIEREGGHQYDVIMFDVDSKDPSLGMSCPPPAFVETAFLERVGNLLTPRGVFMLNLVCRDSALKKSVLGRVRGVFPRVLSRGIEGEVNEVLLCSRETGETGVPPSLLKAGKTLQGALGMNSSRAATCIPQIDITELLEDLKVA, encoded by the exons ATGAGTCTTCTACCTCGCACTGCCGAGGAGTTCAGTTCTGCAGAGTACTGGGAACGCTTCttcaagaagagaggagagaaggcttTTGAGTGGTATGGAGACTACAACAAACTCTGTGGCGTGCTGCACAAATACATCAAACCGCGGGATAAG GTCTTGGTGGTGGGCTGTGGTAACTCTGAGCTGAGTGAGCAGCTGTATGACGTTGGCTACAGACATCTGACCAACATTGACATTAGTGAGACGGTGGTGAATCACATGAACCAGAAGAATGCCAAGCAGCGCCCAGACCTGACCTTCCAGATGGTGGATGCCACCCAGACGCCCTACGAGGACGGAAGCTACCAGGCTGCACTGGACAAGGGGACACTGGACGCCATGGCCTCCCAGGAGGAGGGGGCTCTAGCTGGGAGGATGCTGGCTGAG GTGGGCCGTGTCCTGGGTATAGGAGGCCGCTACGTCTGTGTGACCCTGGCCCAGGAGAGTGTCATCAAGTTGGCTGTGGAGCACTTCATCCAG GTGGGCTGGGCTGTGAGACTCCATTGTCTGGGTGACCCGGAGAGCCAGGAGGTCTCTTCCTTCGCTCTGCCTGTCTTCGTATTGGTTTGCACAAAGTTCCGCAAGCCAATGCCCATGCCCATCCTGGAGATGTGCCAAGGGGAGGATGGTGCCCCCGTGAGGCTTCCCGTGGTGGCAGACCTGCTGTCTGTGGTGAGAGAGCGCCAGGCGTACGCCATGCTGAGACAGAGGCTCCGTACGGGTACAGACGCGTCCTCTACCCCCTCTTTGACCCTCTGTCACGCCCCCACTGGGCGACCCCGCTACACCCTCACCGTACAGGACTGCCCCCCTGGTGCCAAGGTTCCCCGTGCCAACCACTTTGCCATCTTCATAG TGCCTCAGGGCAGAGAGACTGATTGGCTGTACGGCTTGGCTGAGGGGCGGGGCCAACTAGCGGCTAGCGCTAACTTCAGACGTCTGGTTGTCGTGGCCATGCACAGAGAACAGGAGTATACCGACATGCAGGCTGTCCAATCAGAGCTCTCCCCCATGGTGATGGAACTCGCCCCCCCTGGGATGCCAACCAATCAGAAA GTTCCGTTCCTGTCGGTGGGAGGTGAGCTGGGTTGGAGGGAGGTGGTGAGTCATGGTACCAGTGATCTGAGTGGTCAGTACTCTGTAGAGGAcgtgagaggagaggatggtcagCTCTACCGTAGACTGGTGTTCCTGGCTAACGACGGACTGGTCCAGTCAGAGAGCCGCCTCACTAACCCAGCAGCAG CAGCCTTGTCTCAGAAGAATAAGAAGAGCAGAAGGAAAGCCAAGCCCTCTGCCTCTCCCCCCATGACAACCCCATCCCAGACACCAGGTGGCGCCCTGGAGGTGGACAAAGGCTATCTATGCTGTGCCCACCACAGGGTCATGGTGGCTGGCCTCGCCATGCTAGGCGTGGGCACCGACCACAACAAAG ATGTGTCAGTGCTCCTGGTGGGACTGGGTGGAGGAGGGCTGCCCCAGTTCCTGCGGGACTTTGTACCTGGAGccagggtggaggtggtggagctGGATCCAGCAGTGCTGGAGGTGGCTCAGGGATGGTTCAGCTTCACACCTGATGACAGGCTCACTGTCACACTGGGAGATGGACTGGAACGCATTAACAACAttgagagagaag GTGGTCATCAGTAtgatgtcatcatgtttgacGTGGACAGTAAGGACCCCAGTTTGGGGATGAGCTGTCCTCCTCCTGCCTTTGTAGAAACAGCCTTCCTGGAGAGAGTTGGCAATCTGCTGACACCTCGAG GTGTGTTCATGTTGAACCTGGTGTGTCGTGACTCTGCATTGAAGAAGAGTGTGTTGGGTCGTGTGCGGGGTGTGTTCCCGCGTGTGCTCTCCCGGGGCATCGAGGGGGAGGTCAACGAGGTGCTGCTGTGCTCCAGGGAAACGGGGGAGACAGGGGTCCCGCCCAGCCTGCTGAAGGCAGGGAAGACTCTACAGGGAGCACTGGGCATGAACAGCAGTAGAGCAGCAACCTGCATCCCTCAGATAGACATCACTGAGCTGCTAGAGGACCTGAAGGTGGCATGA
- the LOC139541256 gene encoding dynamin-2-like isoform X4, which produces MVLSVQIQVVDSRTGTVAMGNRGMEDLIPLVNRLQDAFSTIGQSCNLDLPQIAVVGGQSAGKSSVLENFVGRDFLPRGSGIVTRRPLVLQLISASTEYAEFLHCKGKMFSDFQEVRQEIEAETVRLTGTNKGVSPVPINLRVYSPHVLNLTLVDLPGITKVPVGDQPADIEYQVRDMIMQFICKDNCLVLAVTPANMDLANSDALKLAKDVDPQGLRTIGVITKLDLMDEGTDARHILENRLLPLRRGYIGVVNRSQKDIDGRKDIKAALAAERKFFLSHPAYRHMADSMGTPYLQRVLNQQLTNHIRDCLPVFRSCLQSQLLALDKEAEEYKHYRADDPARKTKALLLLMQQFAADFEKRIEGSGDQVDTKELSGGAKINRIFHERFPFELVKMEFDERELRREISYAIKNIHGIRTGLFTPDQAFEAIVKRQIIKLKGPCIKCVDMVIQELINTVRQCTTKLGSFPRLREETERIVTTNIRDRESRAKDQVLLLIDVQVAYINTNHEDFIGFANAQQRSAQTNKKSIAGNQGVQPVSSLIVIRKGWLTVNNISIIKGGAKEYWFVLTAESLSWFKDDEVSLTNWLKDCQCLLSFLDLSEG; this is translated from the exons ATGGTGTTGTCTGTACAAATTCAGGTGGTTGACAGTCGGACGGGCACTGTCGCCATGGGCAACCGGGGGATGGAGGATCTGATCCCCTTGGTGAATAGGCTCCAGGACGCCTTCAGCACCATTGGCCAGAGCTGCAACCTAGACCTGCCGCAGATAGCTGTCGTTGGCGGTCAGAGCGCAGGCAAGAGCTCTGTCCTGGAGAACTTTGTGGGCAG ggaCTTCCTCCCCCGGGGTTCTGGCATCGTCACCCGCAGACCCTTGGTCCTCCAGCTTATCTCTGCcagcacag AGTATGCAGAGTTTCTCCACTGTAAGGGGAAGATGTTTTCAGACTTTCAGGAAGTTCGCCAGGAGATCGAAGCAGAGACTGTGAGACTCACTGGAACCAATAAGGGcgtctctcctgtccccatcAACCTACGAGTTTATTCCCCTCACG TGTTGAACCTAACCCTGGTGGATCTGCCTGGCATTACCAAAGTGCCTGTAGGAGACCAGCCGGCTGATATAGAGTACCAG GTGAGGGACATGATCATGCAGTTTATCTGTAAAGACAACTGTCTGGTCTTGGCTGTGACTCCAGCTAACATGGACCTGGCCAACTCCGACGCTCTCAAACTGGCCAAGGATGTGGACCCTCAGG GCCTGCGGACCATAGGGGTGATCACTAAGTTGGATCTGATGGACGAGGGAACGGATGCCCGGCACATACTGGAGAACAGGTTACTGCCACTACGCAGAG GTTATATCGGGGTTGTGAATCGTAGTCAGAAGGACATTGATGGGAGGAAGGACATTAAGGCAGCTCTGGCTGCAGAGAGGAAGTTCTTCCTGTCTCACCCTGCATACAGACACATGGCTGACAGCATGGGTACCCCCTACCTGCAGAGAGTCCTGAACCAG CAACTGACCAATCACATCCGAGACTGTCTGCCAGTGTTCCGCAGTTGTCTCCAGAGCCAGCTCCTAGCGCTGGATAAAGAGGCTGAGGAGTACAAACACTACAGAGCTGACGACCCAGCACGCAAGACAAAGGCCCTACTAct GCTGATGCAGCAGTTTGCAGCAGACTTTGAGAAGCGTATTGAGGGCTCAGGAGACCAGGTGGACACTAAAGAACTGTCAGGAGGAGCCAAGATCAACCGCATATTCCACGAACGCTTCCCCTTCGAACTGGTCAAG ATGGAATTTGATGAGAGGGAGTTGCGGCGGGAGATCAGCTATGCCATCAAGAACATTCACGGcatcag GACAGGCTTGTTTACTCCAGACCAGGCGTTTGAGGCCATAGTGAAGAGACAGATAATCAAGCTGAAGGGTCCCTGTATTAAATGTGTGGACATGGTCATCCAGGAGCTGATCAACACTGTACGCCAATGCACCACCAAG TTGGGTTCCTTTCCAAGACTGCGAGAGGAGACGGAGAGAATTGTTACCACAAACATCCGAGACAGAGAGAGTCGAGCTAAagaccag GTCCTGCTACTAATCGATGTACAGGTGGCCTACATCAACACTAACCATGAGGACTTCATTGGCTTCGCTAA tgcgCAGCAGAGGAGCGCTCAGACTAATAAGAAGAGCATTGCAGGAAACCAG GGTGTGCAACCAGTCTCCAGTCTAATA GTCATCCGTAAGGGCTGGCTGACCGTCAACAACATCAGTATCATCAAGGGCGGTGCCAAGGAGTACTGGTTCGTCCTGACCGCTGAGAGCCTGTCCTGGTTCAAGGATGATGAG
- the LOC139541256 gene encoding dynamin-2-like isoform X3: MVLSVQIQVVDSRTGTVAMGNRGMEDLIPLVNRLQDAFSTIGQSCNLDLPQIAVVGGQSAGKSSVLENFVGRDFLPRGSGIVTRRPLVLQLISASTEYAEFLHCKGKMFSDFQEVRQEIEAETVRLTGTNKGVSPVPINLRVYSPHVLNLTLVDLPGITKVPVGDQPADIEYQVRDMIMQFICKDNCLVLAVTPANMDLANSDALKLAKDVDPQGLRTIGVITKLDLMDEGTDARHILENRLLPLRRGYIGVVNRSQKDIDGRKDIKAALAAERKFFLSHPAYRHMADSMGTPYLQRVLNQQLTNHIRDCLPVFRSCLQSQLLALDKEAEEYKHYRADDPARKTKALLLLMQQFAADFEKRIEGSGDQVDTKELSGGAKINRIFHERFPFELVKMEFDERELRREISYAIKNIHGIRTGLFTPDQAFEAIVKRQIIKLKGPCIKCVDMVIQELINTVRQCTTKLGSFPRLREETERIVTTNIRDRESRAKDQVLLLIDVQVAYINTNHEDFIGFANAQQRSAQTNKKSIAGNQGVQPVSSLIVIRKGWLTVNNISIIKGGAKEYWFVLTAESLSWFKDDEENGPIHTLIKRTSLVIPTASDLAD, translated from the exons ATGGTGTTGTCTGTACAAATTCAGGTGGTTGACAGTCGGACGGGCACTGTCGCCATGGGCAACCGGGGGATGGAGGATCTGATCCCCTTGGTGAATAGGCTCCAGGACGCCTTCAGCACCATTGGCCAGAGCTGCAACCTAGACCTGCCGCAGATAGCTGTCGTTGGCGGTCAGAGCGCAGGCAAGAGCTCTGTCCTGGAGAACTTTGTGGGCAG ggaCTTCCTCCCCCGGGGTTCTGGCATCGTCACCCGCAGACCCTTGGTCCTCCAGCTTATCTCTGCcagcacag AGTATGCAGAGTTTCTCCACTGTAAGGGGAAGATGTTTTCAGACTTTCAGGAAGTTCGCCAGGAGATCGAAGCAGAGACTGTGAGACTCACTGGAACCAATAAGGGcgtctctcctgtccccatcAACCTACGAGTTTATTCCCCTCACG TGTTGAACCTAACCCTGGTGGATCTGCCTGGCATTACCAAAGTGCCTGTAGGAGACCAGCCGGCTGATATAGAGTACCAG GTGAGGGACATGATCATGCAGTTTATCTGTAAAGACAACTGTCTGGTCTTGGCTGTGACTCCAGCTAACATGGACCTGGCCAACTCCGACGCTCTCAAACTGGCCAAGGATGTGGACCCTCAGG GCCTGCGGACCATAGGGGTGATCACTAAGTTGGATCTGATGGACGAGGGAACGGATGCCCGGCACATACTGGAGAACAGGTTACTGCCACTACGCAGAG GTTATATCGGGGTTGTGAATCGTAGTCAGAAGGACATTGATGGGAGGAAGGACATTAAGGCAGCTCTGGCTGCAGAGAGGAAGTTCTTCCTGTCTCACCCTGCATACAGACACATGGCTGACAGCATGGGTACCCCCTACCTGCAGAGAGTCCTGAACCAG CAACTGACCAATCACATCCGAGACTGTCTGCCAGTGTTCCGCAGTTGTCTCCAGAGCCAGCTCCTAGCGCTGGATAAAGAGGCTGAGGAGTACAAACACTACAGAGCTGACGACCCAGCACGCAAGACAAAGGCCCTACTAct GCTGATGCAGCAGTTTGCAGCAGACTTTGAGAAGCGTATTGAGGGCTCAGGAGACCAGGTGGACACTAAAGAACTGTCAGGAGGAGCCAAGATCAACCGCATATTCCACGAACGCTTCCCCTTCGAACTGGTCAAG ATGGAATTTGATGAGAGGGAGTTGCGGCGGGAGATCAGCTATGCCATCAAGAACATTCACGGcatcag GACAGGCTTGTTTACTCCAGACCAGGCGTTTGAGGCCATAGTGAAGAGACAGATAATCAAGCTGAAGGGTCCCTGTATTAAATGTGTGGACATGGTCATCCAGGAGCTGATCAACACTGTACGCCAATGCACCACCAAG TTGGGTTCCTTTCCAAGACTGCGAGAGGAGACGGAGAGAATTGTTACCACAAACATCCGAGACAGAGAGAGTCGAGCTAAagaccag GTCCTGCTACTAATCGATGTACAGGTGGCCTACATCAACACTAACCATGAGGACTTCATTGGCTTCGCTAA tgcgCAGCAGAGGAGCGCTCAGACTAATAAGAAGAGCATTGCAGGAAACCAG GGTGTGCAACCAGTCTCCAGTCTAATA GTCATCCGTAAGGGCTGGCTGACCGTCAACAACATCAGTATCATCAAGGGCGGTGCCAAGGAGTACTGGTTCGTCCTGACCGCTGAGAGCCTGTCCTGGTTCAAGGATGATGAG